The segment GTAGATCTTAAGAGAAACCAGTGTGAGTTTTCCCCAGGTGCTGAATGCAGAGAGAATTAATATTGTCATTAAACAGGTATGATGGGAGCTGGTATGAATGGCATGGCAGGAAGTCCGGGATCAGGAACCTTTATGCAACAGGTGAGGCCCAGTCCCGAAATAATAGACCAAATGGATTGTTTttgaattcaaatgaaaatggtgTTCCCTACATAATTTATCATATAATTATCACATAATTCAATATTCCACTTTGTTGTTCCACATCCCAATAAGTAtcttttcattgtttgatttTAGCCTGGGATGTTCAGCCCAGGACAACTCGCTCCTCCTCCATATCCAGGGCAGGGCCAGTTAGGCCAGCCCTCACACCTGCAGCCCACCACCCCCATGTTTGTGGCTCCACCACCAAAGACCCAGAGGGTGCTCCACTCAGAGGCCTACCTGAAGTACATCGAGGGCCTGAACTCAGAGTCTGCCACTGTCAGCAAGTGGGACCAAACACTGAAAGGTGGGGTTCCTTAAGTGGTCTTGGGTTTTCTCTCACTGCCTCCTGTGTGAGGGGTGTTTGTCTTGGTATGTGTGTGAACAGAATATCGATAGAACAGAAACTTGATTTGAAACATGTGGACACATTAGATTGTATGTTTtatattgatgtttttcttcataaatAAAGATTCCACATAAAGATGATGCTTCTGCATAAAGATTTgaatgcatttcttttttaaatgttaaattcatacTTTTAAgagctgttttttctttcagtcaaGTCGTGTATGTTGATGTAGAATGTTTCCTGTTACAGGTAATGTGATTATTGTTCACATATAAATGAAGAACAATAAGTGATAGTCtgttaatatataaatatacgtCAGAAAAGCATTTCAATATTATCCACAACATAAAATGCAGGGAGGTATAGTGATGGATGGGTCTCTGTCCGTTTGTCTGTAATCTTATCATTTCAGGAGAAGATCTTAAAATCATTTGGACTTTTTACATGAAACTTAAAAATTATGTTAATCAGGTGGTGAAAGTGGTGCTTCTTGATATTTTGGGTTTCTTGGAAGTTTTGTCCGTATTTCAATGGCAACTAGTTGGACTTGGCTAAATTGAGAGTAGTCTCAAAGCAGAACATTTCACCAATAAGCAACAGGGCACTGAATTACAGGACCAATCAATACTCTAGACCTAACACTTGCTTAAATCCACTATTAGATACAATAATCAGAGACTGTTCAGCTGCATATTTACTCTCCATTTTTGAGATTTAAGAAATCTACTTTTTTACAAACAATCAGCTTTACTTTATCACTGAGGAAAATATTACAACTTAAGCACCAAATGATCTGCTCTTTCTATGTGTGTGGGTACCAGAGGGATATTCCATCTTTGCTATCTTGCTGTCTTAATAAGCATAAGCATTTGACTCCAATTTTAACCACTTTTTGCAAAAACCtactgtttatttgtgtattctAATGCAGTATCCTTTGTGTCCACAACAGCTCAAAGGCGAGATGCTCACCTGAccaaagagcaggagagcaggctGCCAGCTCACTGGTTGAAGAGCAAGGGAGCCCACACCACCATGGCGGATGCACTGTGGCGCCTGCGTGACTTGATGCTGAGAGACTCTCTGAACATCTGTCAGGCATACAACCTGTAATCTGTAGGACACGCTCAAACCACTATAACCAGCTCTCCCACTGCTCTTATCTTCAAGCTACAGCAGAGTTTAGGAAGGATTATAGACCACAGAAGCAATATTTTATAGTGAATCATGatcagttttatatttattagttAACATAATGAGCTTGATAGTGATTTGtgtgtcattatttttttttttacaccatttAGACGATTTGTGTTGTAAAACCAGGGTTTTTTTGGCTCACTGATACTTCTAAAATAAAATTCTGAATACCCTGTTTATGCTGTTTGTTACGTCATGtacatttgttggtttgtaagcaagattacacaaaaacaactacacagatttctacaaaacctgttggaaggatgtggcaTTGGTCAGTGAAGAATCCATCAAATTGTGTAGCGGATCCTAGATTTTTGTCCTTACTTACTCTTTTACTTTGGGAGATTGGGCGTTTTTCCacaggaataattcatggaccgtgatgaaaaaaatcaggcacgttcaggagtgtgtgaaatgtgctgcagcttgattaaatttaaggggaAGGTTTGTGTTCTATGGCTGAGTGCCATGTGtagctttaaagggatagttcacccaaaaatttaaatccactcattatatactcaccactatgtcaattgaggggtgggtgaagtgttttgagcCCACACAACACTTACCCAAGTTACCCCAAATATCAGGGGTAACTTGGATGAtgccacaggagcagtatggaggcatttctagttttattttcagtttttttacatttgaagaatcccTCACCCGTAACTTCaactattataaatataatatatttaaaaaaaccatatgtattggatttggctgcaacaacgtttacccctgaaactcacttcacccaccccgccatcggcatagtggtgagtagagaATTTCCATTTTTCGTTGAAACATCCCTTTAAGTGCTTGAATATGCTTGTAttacccatagactgtatggtATTACCATAGACTATGCTAttaccatagactttatataaaaggGTATTACCCAGTCTGTCTTAAGACAATAAGAAAACCGAGGCACCTCTTGACGTGTCGTCAAccctgctttattttgaaagcacgtCCGGTCTGCGGACGTCACTTCCTGCAGACAGAATCGAGACAGGGCCATTCTCTTTAGTGTTTGCCGTGTCTCCCCAATGTCCATCTCCTCACCGCCCGCATTTTGATACCAAAACAGCACAGCCTGAGCCTTGAAACAGCCTCTAACGAAGGCACACGTTAGTAGACCAACGTGCCCCATGGAGAAACTTAAAAAACTGAAGTAAAGGAGCGACGAGGTGAGCTTTACTTTGTGCTCTGACTTGTCCGGGGTTAGCCAGCTAGCTAGTTTCACCGGCTGCTTCCACACTCATGGGTTTTTAACGATACGTGGACTTGATTCAGTGAATAAACTAGTGTCAGGTACTAGAGTCGACGAGTTGAGAGTCCGGCTTCATGCAGACAGACTTTGTGCAGTGTCTTAAATGTcaggctgtgttttttttcctgcagaggTTGTTCCATCATTGTCATCCATCCCCTCCTCTGTAGCTAGCCAACCGGTTAGCTAGTGTTTTCCTCAGGGAAAGCACCCGGTGGCCTGATATCATCACGAAACAGTTACTGTCTTTCATTGGGAGTAATGTCTGCTTTATAGACCTTTGCACAAACATGGTGGAATCACCATAAACTAAACGAAGAGAAAGTTTTGTTAATATTTGCAGCGATCAATGCTTCATTTGCAAAACATTTGCaaaagctagctagctagcatgCCGGTCCATCCCTTTTTGAAGCTATCCAACTTCAAAGTAAATACTGTAACAACGAAGCTAGTTTGTGTGGCTAACATTAAGCTACAGAATGCACGTTTTAAAATCAGTGCAGACGAGTTGTATTTGTTGAATCACAGTAGCCAGAGGCTCCCAGGGCCCTCAACAGCCGGACTGGGGTCCAAACCTCGCAAACCAGCATCTTACATGAGAATAAAATCATCTGTAGGTTTCTGGATCAGCAGCATCCTCTCTGACAACCAGAGCCACaagtgagagaggagaacacGCAGACCAAGCTAACAGTGGGGTGTTGTCTCACTGTTTCAGCAGCTAGTCAGTGTCGCTTCACACATCACATCCAGTGTTGTTCATGATCATTTTGGCCTTGTTCTCGTTTGCTGTGACTAATAAAGTTGCCCTTTTAATGCTGACATGCCGGCTGAGCTCTGTTTGGATCCTTTACAAATCACTGCCTACTCTCTATGCATGTATGTATTATATTCAGACCCTCATTAGTGATTTCAACGCCGAGCAAGTAAACATTTGCACAGGACAGTTTTAAGATGCTCATCATgttgctctgctctgctgttcATCTAATGGcttgtaaataaatgtgaaacttGAGACAATCTATTGCTTCAGATGGaatattttctcaaaaatgttgTCATGTGCAGATTTGACAGGTAAGTTCAGGAAAGACAGGTTCTGTAATCGCTATCAGGGCAGACACCAGAGctaaactgaaatgtttttccatGTTGGTCATTGAGGCTATATTCTGCCATATAGTTAGAAAGGGATCATTGTAGTTATACTAGAATCAAAGACAAAGTATCAGATGACATACTTTGCATGGaaatgtgcatgtaaatgtacCAGCTCAAAGGTTAGGAGTTGAAGTTGTTGAAGCTCAGTAGGATCATTGTTGCCTCACAGTGAGAGGGTGCTGGTGTCAAACCTGATCCAGGCAGCTGAGGCCTTTCTGGGGAGAGTTTTGCTTGTTCTCCCCCATCTCTGCATTAGTTTATCCCACTATCCAAATACATTCCAGCTGAGTGACTTGGAAACGAAATCATTCATAGGGGGTTGTCTTTGTCTCAGGCCTGTGGTTGGCAACCATTTCCAAGGTCTATCATGTATCCTTTTCCTATGCCTTTTCTTTGAAAATACTGTAGTTTACCTCCATTTGTAGAAAAGAATATAACcatattttttatcttgtgttttatttttccaggcAGAGCTTACATCCACACCTCCTCAATCAACAGTTCCTCCCACTTTGGCATTCACCATTGCTGAACTGGTAAATTCTAATCTTGACCTCAGCCAACTAAGCTACACCAACAAGGATGTCCCAGCTCCAGTTTCAGTGTCCTTCTAGCCCCATGCCGGCTGCTCCTGCCCCACTGCAGCTGGGGCAGCCACAGCCTGGTTACAGCATCCCCTGTGCCTCAGGCACCTTGCCCTCAGAGAACGCGAGCCAGCCCATTAGGAGCTCCGCCCTCCCTGCAGGCTCTGCCACCCCCTACAATACCACCACAGGTTTGTTAAGAATAtgtatttctccttttttacaTTCAATCTATAGTTTGTAATGTGTCACCTCTTGTTTAGCCCCTAGTATTTGTGGTAAATACcacatgttttagttttcttctcttttttttatttaccctaAATTCTCAAAAAGTCTTCCagtcattattttaaatgttatgcTTAATGTCAAATGTTCATATATCTCTGAAGACTTTGGGTATTTGTTTTCAGACTTTAAGACAAGAATCCTCATTTTCTGCTTGTGTTGACACTTATTTTTGATCTTTTTATGTTGTTATAGTATCTAACATGGCAAACCCTAAAGAGAAGACCCCCATGTGTTTGGTGAATGAGTTAGCCCGTTTCAACAAGATCCAACCTGAGTATAAGCTGCTTTGTGAGCAAGGACCAGCTCACTCCAAGGTATGTTGAGAGTAACGTTAACGAACTAGCCTATGATGTGATTTCATCTATGCCGTTCATTTGCAGTAGGTTTATGCGAGTGAGTCACAATTGATTTGCCTCTGTCTCCTGCTTTGGTCAGATTTTCTCAGTGAGACTCACACTGGGAGATCAACACTGGGAGGCGGAGGGGACCAGCATCAAGAAAGCCCAGCATTCCGCTGCCGCTTCTTCCCTCGCTGAGACAACGCTTCCCAAGCCCACCATGAGGACCCCCCGCAACACAGGCAAGAACCCAGGTGGGCGGTTCCCACTGTCTCTGTCgcagtctctctctttttctcattgCAATGTTTTGCAGAAAAGGGTTTGCTCATGTGTATTCTTTATCTTTggtgtgttggttttgtttgtgttgggcTTGTAGTAGATGGCATGACACACACTATGGAGTTGAATGCACTATGTATGAAGCTTGGTAAAAAGCCTATGTATAAACCCATCGACCCATACCCGGGGATGAGACCGCCAAACTTCAACTACAACGTCCGAGCTCCAGGGCCGTACCAGCGCTCTATGCAACAGTGAGTTTCCTTCACTTGGGAATAAGATGAGGGCATTTTGGCTATTTTAATGTCATTGAGTCTCTTTTTGAGATGGAAAAAAATTACTTTCTCGTGTGTCCAGGTACTATTACCCATTTCCTCCAGTGGGTCCAATGTTATATCACATGGAGCTCTCCATTGGAGGTCAGCAGTTTGTTGGAAAGGGACGCACACGGCAGCTAGCCAAACACGAGGCTGCTGCCAAGGCCATGAAAGTGCTGCAGAAGGAGCCAATATTGCAACAGTTGCCAGTGGTGAGAAAAgaagcacaagcacacactgtaTAAGATAGTGTGAGAAACCCTCTGTGTGCGATTCTATTCAGAcatgctgcttctctctctttaataTGCATTCTGCTGTTGACAGATGAatggagagccggaggaggagAATCTCAACAAATCCGAAATCAGTCAAGTTTTTGAAATTGCACTTAAGCGAAACTTACCTGTCAACTTTGAGGTGATTCCTACATTTCTCTTGATAAActttaacaggaagaaaacaattTAGCCATACAGTAGAGCTATGTTGGTTGAACTTTGTGTGAACTTTTTGTGTATGAACCAATACTGAAACAACACGTGCTCAAGAAACAAGAAGTCAATTAAGACATCTGGTAGTAGtatctattattttatttaattacagtgaagaagaaaaaaattaatattaGTTAATTGTCCAGACTGTGTATATACAACATTACAACACATCTTTTCCAGTTCAGTTTTAGAagatctgtgtttttctgcactCTTTTCTGAGAGTAATTGGAAACTCCTgtgtttaaaggttttaaaggaAGAAGGCCCTCCACACATGAAGAGTTTCTTAGTGTGTGTTACAGTCGGGGAGTTCACTGGCCAGGGTGAGGGAAAGAGTAAAAAGATTGCTAAGAAGCTTGCGGCAGCAGCAGTGCTGAGGGAGTTGAAGAGGCTACCCCACATACCCAGCGTGGAAAAGACGCTTCCACGcatcaaaaagaaaaccaaatccATTATCAAGGTAATGAATCTAATGGGTTGGAAAAAGGATAATCAATACAAACCTTAAGACGCTAAATTAACATGTCACACCAACAGCTGCAGACCAGCCCAGAGTATGGTCAGGGCATGAATCCCATCAGCCGCCTGGCTCAGATCCAGCAGGccaagaaggagaaggagccgGAGTACAGCATGGTGACCGAGAGAGGTCTACCGCGGCGCAGAGAGTTTGTCATGCAGGTGAGTCAGCAGTAAATGTTTCCGTAGCAAGACTTATGGCTCTGTTTTCCTTTGCCTGCTCACTTGTCTCCCATTCAGTTTCTGATCTGTGTATGCTATGTGTTCTGTGGCACAGGTTTCCGTGTGTGGCCAGTCTGCCGAGGGACTGGGACCAAGCAAGAAGGTGGCAAAGAGGAACGCAGCAGAGAAAATGCTGGACCTCTTGGGATACAAAGTGCCTCAGCCTCAGCCCCCCAAACCGGCACTTAAAACTGACGAGAAGGTACAGCCAGACCTCTAACAAGCAAGTCATGGTAAACCTACATGTACTTACAATGTTTTGTAATATTTAGACCCCAGTGAAAAAACCTGGTGATGGGCGTAAAGTGACCTTCTTTGAACCTGGCTCCATAGAGGAGGTGGCACTGAGTGAGTTTTATTATCTGTTGAAGGAGATGTCCTCTCATAGTCATGGCTTTGTTTTATTGAATTCGGTTATTATTTCCCCTTTGAAGGTTCTAAGGAGGAGGACTTCCGACTGCCTTACATGAGCCACCAGCAGCTGCCTGCAGGAATCCTGCCCATGGTACCCGAGGTGGCTCAAGCAGTCGGGGTCTGCCAAGGATCCCAGGTCAATCGACCTTTGCCCAACCCAGGCAAAGCCACAATCACTGCCATGATTGCCAATGAGCTGCTTTACGCAGGGGCATCCCTGACTGCTGAGACTATCctaaagaacaaaaataacctGAACCAACTGCCCCACGGACCCCTCACCAGGCCTTCAGAACAGCTCGGCTACCTTGCCTCTGTGCAGAACCTGCAGGTAAACAACCGCTTTCAACTCAGTAAGGCCACTGACCTTCATGCATTTGATTTAAAGAGACTAAAATATGATGTCTTATTACAGGTGGAGTACAAAGATTTCCCCAAAAACAATAAGAATGAGTTTGTGTCACTGATTAACTGCTCATCCCAGCCACCGCTCATCAGTCATGGGATTGGGAAAGATGTAGAATCCTGTCATGATATGGTGAGTCTGAGAAGAACAAGTTATGTTCCAGCTTTAATGCTTCTCCACAGTCTAATGTCTATGTACAAACTCATGTTGTGAAGAGTGGCAGCATTCGTGAGCTCCATTAACCCGGAGAGAAGAACGTTCCAGCAAAAAAACAGAACACATCCTCAGTGCGGGCGGGGGTGCTTTCAGTCACTCAGAAATGACCAGAAAATGTTATAAACTGATTGTTTGAGTTCGGCCCAAAACAAACGTGGTAAGAAAAAATTGGTACAGATCGACTGCTTCCTGTCCCCCAACTTCTTTTTAAAGAAGAGCATCTGCTACACGGACATTGTACCGTTTTCTTTGCAGGTTGCTACTCTagtgagcagcagctgagtcGCTCACTACAGTAACTTAACTGATTCTTCACCTCCACAGGCTGCACTGAATATACTGAAGTTGCTTGCAGAGTTGGACCAGCAGTCAAATGAAAGAACAGGAAATGGACCAGTCTCTGGGTAAGCTCTGACGTGCTCACTCTGAGCCTTTTGTTGCACTGATACCTGAATTACATACAAGCTCAGTCCGACCTCGAAAGGCACTGACACTAAATGTTTCCGCAGGTGCGGCAAGCAAGAAATGGAAGGTGACTTGCACCTCAAACAGGCTAACTCAAGCACATTGGCACAGACCCTGGATGGCACTGTTTAAATGATCAGGTTTGGTTGTCTGTAAAAGCACTAGAGAAAACTCCGACACTGTGTTCTTTGTCAGTTTTAGAAGGCCACAGAAAGCTCCGTAGGCTCTAAACCCTCATATTCACTGTTCCAAAAAGTTCACAGTTAAACAAGACTGATAGAAAGCATATAGTTTCCTCTCCTTCACATTGTTTAGTTGgacatattatttattttcttgctttgtAGTTTAAGTAGCTGCATCCCAGTCAAGTTTACTTGGTGGGGAGTAAAGGAAGCGACTAACTGTGAACTCTTACTTTGCCTAgaatctgtttcctctctgtgagACCTACTAACTctgttttttaagtgttttatgttttatcccCCACTGAAGTGGTTCATTTTACATGAGGTTTGGAACCTCTTCTTTTGTCTCGGATGCAGCTCGCGAACCTCTGTTGAATTTCCTAGAGTGCTTTATATCAACAACCACAAGTGAAGTGTTATTGACATTACCATGTAGGGCTGGGAAGAAATTGTGACTAAATGTAGCGCGTGATGTAATGTGATGTTGTCTCTGATGTGTGTGGCGGGGGGGGTTTTCCCTGTTGCACCAGTTCTCCTCattctcctgtttcctccctTATGTCAACCTCCCATCTCTCTCCGCTCCCCATGGTAATTAAACCTACGTGCTTAcgtgcacaaaacaaacactttagttatcttgtctttttctttagtTTCCAACATCTGGATGAGGATAATATCTCTGGCTGGGtgattattacatattataaaAGTGGTATCATATAGATATGataaaaactcattttaatTGAGCAAATTTATCAATGCAGGGGTCTCGTCGAGATACATTTTCCTGCAATGCAATGTTATGCAGCAAGGCACCGCATTGGCCAACCAACATTTCACCCATTAGAAGACTAAACCAATGAAATATGATTGCTTGCATTAAATATCAATTTGATCAAAGACTGTTGAGACTGATGAACTATTGCAGACTTGCCCACTGCTTACATTTGATCTTAAACCCTGGTTCTGATTTTCTACATACTAAAAGTAATTTACACCTCTTTaaatctgcgtttgtttgtttgtaaattaTAGTTATGGACTTGTACAAAAAAACAgctggacggattaccatgaaacttgatggaggAGTGTGTTGTGGGTCAGGTAAGAACCGATTAAATGGATTctgatcagggggtggatccaggattttttctttgtcattgtgTGAAAATCTATCGCACATTTTCCCgggggaataattcatggctcttgatgaaaaacaaatcaggcatgttGAGAGGACtcatatctatgagtgtgtgaatttcGGTGCAGCCTAATTGCattaaaggggactgttgcatgggccttggtggaggtatgcactctactgagtacTCTAGTTTTCATAATGAAGTATTCAGTGATTTGCTTTTGATATGAAGCTAAAATCGAgacatcaataaataataataaatcttgttcccagaaatgtttttttcatttttatttacgAGTCTCAAAAAAGCTCAGTTTGTGACATTAGTACCTTGACCGGAGAAAttgtaaacagcagcagatctAAACATGATGCTGCAGGGGATGACTCATTAGTCATACCTCCTTCCTTTTGCATGAGAGCCTTTCTAGGCAGTGATTATGTTTTACCGGATCGCTGCTGTCTTTGGAGATTAACCATGTTTTGTGAGCACAGTCTCGTAAACATACTGCACATGTGCACTGACACAGGCATAATCCACAAGCAGGCCcaggatgttttctttttccagttcACTTCCAGCGCCCTGCGTTTGGCTCATTTGCATATCTTGTGCAGTTTGAAAAGTAcacagtgcaacacacacaaatccctgGCTCTggtctgattgtgtgtttgtatcagtggtttttattaattttatttaatgtaaacGTAACACAGAACAATAATCATTTAATAACAGATATTCAAGACGGTTCCCATGTTGATCAGTCCAGGATTTAATCACCGTTTTGAAGGGACTTTAAACTTTGTCTTAACAGAAATTGTTTCGTACTGATGACAACTTGGCAGAGTTGTCGTCTAGTACAAAATCTAAAG is part of the Hippoglossus hippoglossus isolate fHipHip1 chromosome 5, fHipHip1.pri, whole genome shotgun sequence genome and harbors:
- the stau1 gene encoding double-stranded RNA-binding protein Staufen homolog 1 isoform X2: MSQLQFQCPSSPMPAAPAPLQLGQPQPGYSIPCASGTLPSENASQPIRSSALPAGSATPYNTTTVSNMANPKEKTPMCLVNELARFNKIQPEYKLLCEQGPAHSKIFSVRLTLGDQHWEAEGTSIKKAQHSAAASSLAETTLPKPTMRTPRNTGKNPVDGMTHTMELNALCMKLGKKPMYKPIDPYPGMRPPNFNYNVRAPGPYQRSMQQYYYPFPPVGPMLYHMELSIGGQQFVGKGRTRQLAKHEAAAKAMKVLQKEPILQQLPVMNGEPEEENLNKSEISQVFEIALKRNLPVNFEVLKEEGPPHMKSFLVCVTVGEFTGQGEGKSKKIAKKLAAAAVLRELKRLPHIPSVEKTLPRIKKKTKSIIKLQTSPEYGQGMNPISRLAQIQQAKKEKEPEYSMVTERGLPRRREFVMQVTVCGQSAEGLGPSKKVAKRNAAEKMLDLLGYKVPQPQPPKPALKTDEKTPVKKPGDGRKVTFFEPGSIEEVALSSKEEDFRLPYMSHQQLPAGILPMVPEVAQAVGVCQGSQVNRPLPNPGKATITAMIANELLYAGASLTAETILKNKNNLNQLPHGPLTRPSEQLGYLASVQNLQVEYKDFPKNNKNEFVSLINCSSQPPLISHGIGKDVESCHDMAALNILKLLAELDQQSNERTGNGPVSGCGKQEMEGDLHLKQANSSTLAQTLDGTV
- the stau1 gene encoding double-stranded RNA-binding protein Staufen homolog 1 isoform X3 — encoded protein: MSQLQFQCPSSPMPAAPAPLQLGQPQPGYSIPCASGTLPSENASQPIRSSALPAGSATPYNTTTVSNMANPKEKTPMCLVNELARFNKIQPEYKLLCEQGPAHSKIFSVRLTLGDQHWEAEGTSIKKAQHSAAASSLAETTLPKPTMRTPRNTVDGMTHTMELNALCMKLGKKPMYKPIDPYPGMRPPNFNYNVRAPGPYQRSMQQYYYPFPPVGPMLYHMELSIGGQQFVGKGRTRQLAKHEAAAKAMKVLQKEPILQQLPVMNGEPEEENLNKSEISQVFEIALKRNLPVNFEVLKEEGPPHMKSFLVCVTVGEFTGQGEGKSKKIAKKLAAAAVLRELKRLPHIPSVEKTLPRIKKKTKSIIKLQTSPEYGQGMNPISRLAQIQQAKKEKEPEYSMVTERGLPRRREFVMQVSVCGQSAEGLGPSKKVAKRNAAEKMLDLLGYKVPQPQPPKPALKTDEKTPVKKPGDGRKVTFFEPGSIEEVALSSKEEDFRLPYMSHQQLPAGILPMVPEVAQAVGVCQGSQVNRPLPNPGKATITAMIANELLYAGASLTAETILKNKNNLNQLPHGPLTRPSEQLGYLASVQNLQVEYKDFPKNNKNEFVSLINCSSQPPLISHGIGKDVESCHDMAALNILKLLAELDQQSNERTGNGPVSGCGKQEMEGDLHLKQANSSTLAQTLDGTV
- the stau1 gene encoding double-stranded RNA-binding protein Staufen homolog 1 isoform X1; translation: MSQLQFQCPSSPMPAAPAPLQLGQPQPGYSIPCASGTLPSENASQPIRSSALPAGSATPYNTTTVSNMANPKEKTPMCLVNELARFNKIQPEYKLLCEQGPAHSKIFSVRLTLGDQHWEAEGTSIKKAQHSAAASSLAETTLPKPTMRTPRNTGKNPVDGMTHTMELNALCMKLGKKPMYKPIDPYPGMRPPNFNYNVRAPGPYQRSMQQYYYPFPPVGPMLYHMELSIGGQQFVGKGRTRQLAKHEAAAKAMKVLQKEPILQQLPVMNGEPEEENLNKSEISQVFEIALKRNLPVNFEVLKEEGPPHMKSFLVCVTVGEFTGQGEGKSKKIAKKLAAAAVLRELKRLPHIPSVEKTLPRIKKKTKSIIKLQTSPEYGQGMNPISRLAQIQQAKKEKEPEYSMVTERGLPRRREFVMQVSVCGQSAEGLGPSKKVAKRNAAEKMLDLLGYKVPQPQPPKPALKTDEKTPVKKPGDGRKVTFFEPGSIEEVALSSKEEDFRLPYMSHQQLPAGILPMVPEVAQAVGVCQGSQVNRPLPNPGKATITAMIANELLYAGASLTAETILKNKNNLNQLPHGPLTRPSEQLGYLASVQNLQVEYKDFPKNNKNEFVSLINCSSQPPLISHGIGKDVESCHDMAALNILKLLAELDQQSNERTGNGPVSGCGKQEMEGDLHLKQANSSTLAQTLDGTV